In Lachnospiraceae bacterium, one DNA window encodes the following:
- a CDS encoding ABC transporter ATP-binding protein — translation MEDLQREELLRIEHLSVTFTQYDGWFSRKTLPVIRDLSLKVSRGEMVAVVGSSGSGKSLLAHAVMGVLPYNGSCGGDIYYKGKQLTTKRIKQLRGNKIVLVPQSVSYLDPLMKVGEQVAGGKDRISLEKSRKALTRYGLDKEVDNMYPFELSGGMARQVLIGTAVVEKPELVIADEPTPGLHMEAAVRVLSHFREIADEGAGVLLITHDLELALKTADRIVVFYAGTAVEEAACVDFNQEAALRHPYTRALFRAMPEHGFAPEPGIQPYVRDLPEGCPYGPRCPKYREECSKDIPYVPYQGGLVRCICPGDEKEILPGILSKSEVLKEKMTSEPSSGECSVCGKEGAGL, via the coding sequence ATGGAAGATTTACAAAGAGAAGAACTTCTTCGTATTGAACATTTATCCGTTACATTTACCCAGTATGACGGCTGGTTTTCCAGAAAAACACTGCCTGTGATCCGGGATTTAAGCCTTAAGGTTTCCCGTGGGGAAATGGTGGCTGTGGTTGGCTCCAGCGGCTCCGGGAAAAGTCTTCTGGCTCATGCAGTCATGGGTGTACTTCCTTATAATGGAAGCTGCGGGGGAGATATTTATTATAAAGGAAAGCAGCTGACCACAAAAAGGATAAAGCAGCTGCGGGGCAATAAGATCGTTCTGGTCCCACAAAGTGTGTCTTATCTGGACCCATTGATGAAAGTGGGAGAGCAGGTAGCTGGCGGTAAAGACCGGATCAGCCTGGAAAAAAGCAGGAAGGCTTTGACAAGGTATGGTCTTGATAAAGAAGTGGATAATATGTATCCCTTTGAACTTTCCGGTGGAATGGCAAGGCAGGTTCTGATCGGAACCGCAGTGGTAGAAAAGCCGGAGTTGGTGATCGCAGATGAACCGACCCCTGGACTTCATATGGAAGCGGCAGTCCGGGTCTTATCCCATTTCCGGGAGATCGCAGATGAGGGAGCAGGTGTACTTCTGATCACACATGATCTGGAACTGGCGTTGAAAACAGCGGACCGGATTGTTGTATTTTATGCAGGAACTGCAGTGGAAGAGGCGGCATGCGTGGATTTTAACCAGGAAGCGGCATTGCGCCATCCATATACCAGGGCGTTGTTTCGGGCGATGCCGGAGCATGGATTTGCACCGGAGCCGGGGATCCAGCCTTATGTGAGAGATCTGCCTGAGGGGTGTCCTTATGGTCCAAGATGTCCGAAATACAGGGAAGAATGCAGTAAAGACATCCCCTATGTACCTTATCAGGGGGGACTGGTGCGGTGTATCTGTCCGGGGGATGAAAAGGAGATTTTACCTGGAATATTATCGAAATCAGAGGTATTGAAGGAGAAAATGACGTCAGAACCCAGTTCTGGTGAATGCAGTGTATGTGGAAAGGAAGGCGCAGGCTTATGA
- a CDS encoding ATP-binding cassette domain-containing protein encodes MKLEAKDLSFRYHKGNRQILNHVSVSFDSKDRLGLAAPSGFGKTTFCKILAGYEQPDKGQVLLDGKPLSQYKGYCPVQLIWQHPQEAVNPRRRMKTVLEEGGVLDERLIRGLGIEKEWLERYPGELSGGELQRFCIARALGEKTRFLLADEITAMLDLITQSQIWNFLLEEVRSREIGLIVVSHTDSLLDWICTDRIQL; translated from the coding sequence ATGAAATTAGAAGCAAAAGACCTGTCATTCCGCTACCATAAAGGAAACAGGCAGATATTAAATCATGTATCTGTAAGCTTTGACAGCAAGGATCGTCTGGGGCTGGCAGCACCTAGCGGATTTGGAAAAACTACGTTTTGTAAGATACTTGCAGGTTATGAACAGCCGGATAAAGGTCAGGTTTTGTTAGATGGAAAGCCCCTTTCCCAATATAAGGGTTACTGCCCGGTGCAGTTGATCTGGCAGCATCCCCAGGAAGCGGTCAATCCCAGAAGACGGATGAAGACCGTTCTGGAAGAAGGCGGTGTGCTGGATGAACGTCTGATCCGGGGACTTGGGATCGAGAAGGAATGGCTGGAGCGGTATCCGGGGGAATTGTCAGGAGGAGAACTGCAGAGATTTTGCATTGCAAGGGCTTTAGGTGAGAAGACCAGATTTCTTCTGGCAGATGAGATCACAGCTATGCTGGATCTGATCACACAGAGCCAGATCTGGAATTTTCTGCTGGAGGAAGTGAGAAGCCGGGAAATCGGGCTTATAGTAGTCAGTCATACAGATTCCCTGCTTGACTGGATCTGTACGGACCGGATCCAATTGTAG
- a CDS encoding ABC transporter permease: MKRTEGISSRRIFITALTAAAVLILGAVLVLGVCLKEQALTTDFTRKNIAPCIQYPFGTDWMGRDMFVRTLTGLSLSIRIGLITSVFSSVIAVGLGLACAAGGKWADSFISGLIDVVMGIPHILLLLLISFALGKGLKGVAVGIILTHWTSLTRLIRGEVLQLRESHFIKIAEKMGMSPWQIGIRHMMPHLLPQVLVGMVLMFPHAILHEASITFLGFGLSPEQPAIGVILSESMKYLTMGKWWLALFPGLLLVLVVIMFHVIGDTLNSLLDPSRAHE; this comes from the coding sequence TTGAAACGTACAGAAGGAATAAGCAGCAGGCGCATATTTATAACAGCGCTTACGGCGGCAGCGGTACTGATCCTTGGGGCAGTGCTGGTTTTGGGGGTCTGTTTGAAGGAACAGGCATTGACCACGGATTTTACCAGGAAAAATATAGCACCCTGTATACAATATCCTTTTGGGACAGACTGGATGGGGCGTGATATGTTTGTACGTACCCTTACAGGTTTATCTTTAAGTATACGTATCGGCCTGATCACATCTGTGTTCAGTTCTGTTATTGCAGTAGGACTGGGACTTGCCTGTGCAGCAGGTGGAAAATGGGCAGATAGCTTTATAAGCGGTCTTATTGACGTGGTAATGGGTATTCCCCATATTCTGCTTTTGCTTTTGATTTCATTCGCATTGGGAAAAGGCTTAAAGGGTGTAGCTGTGGGGATCATCCTGACTCACTGGACTTCTTTAACCAGACTGATCCGGGGGGAAGTATTGCAGCTGAGGGAAAGCCATTTTATAAAGATCGCAGAGAAAATGGGCATGAGCCCATGGCAGATCGGGATCAGACATATGATGCCCCATCTGCTTCCCCAGGTGCTGGTGGGAATGGTGCTTATGTTCCCTCATGCCATATTACATGAAGCAAGTATTACATTTTTAGGCTTTGGTCTGTCGCCGGAACAGCCTGCGATCGGGGTGATCCTTTCTGAAAGCATGAAATACCTGACGATGGGAAAATGGTGGCTGGCCTTGTTCCCGGGGCTTTTGCTTGTGTTAGTGGTCATAATGTTTCATGTGATCGGGGATACGTTAAACAGTCTTCTGGACCCGTCCAGGGCTCATGAATAG
- a CDS encoding IS607 family transposase: MTNYKLKDFAELLGVSVKTLQRWDREGILKANRTPTNRRYYTYDQYLQFKGINTESDNRQIVIYARVSTRNQKDDLQNQVTFLRQFCNAKGIIVDQCIEDYGSGLNYNRKKWNQLLDEVMEQKIKTIIVTHKDRFVRFGYEWFEKFCMKFNTTIVVVNNEELSPQEELVQDMVSILHVFSCRLYGLRKYKKQIEGDEEIAKELQNGNRSDSRAKNQDQQDYRHL; the protein is encoded by the coding sequence ATCACTAATTACAAACTAAAAGATTTTGCTGAATTATTGGGTGTCTCAGTCAAAACGTTACAACGTTGGGATAGAGAGGGGATTCTGAAAGCAAATCGAACTCCGACTAATAGGCGTTATTATACTTATGATCAATATCTTCAGTTTAAGGGGATAAATACTGAAAGCGATAATCGTCAGATTGTTATTTATGCCAGAGTATCTACAAGAAACCAAAAAGATGATTTACAAAACCAAGTAACTTTTTTACGTCAGTTTTGCAATGCTAAAGGTATCATTGTAGACCAATGTATTGAAGATTATGGAAGTGGGCTTAACTACAATCGTAAAAAGTGGAATCAATTATTAGATGAAGTAATGGAACAAAAAATCAAAACTATCATAGTTACACATAAAGATAGATTTGTCAGATTTGGCTATGAGTGGTTTGAAAAATTCTGTATGAAGTTTAATACAACCATAGTGGTAGTGAATAATGAAGAACTATCACCGCAAGAAGAACTTGTACAGGATATGGTATCTATACTTCACGTTTTTTCTTGTAGATTGTACGGTCTTCGTAAGTATAAAAAACAAATAGAAGGGGATGAGGAAATTGCTAAAGAGCTTCAAAACGGAAATAGATCCGACAGTCGAGCAAAAAATCAAGATCAACAAGACTATCGGCACTTGTAG
- a CDS encoding ABC transporter permease has protein sequence MLVLLIFVSIGAFALVSMTPLDPLQTNVGQAALGSMSPEQIERLRLYWGEGIPPLKRYLAWAGDFACGNMGTSLLYHQPVEKVIQIRFASSVWLMAAAWILSGVAGVILGMAAGARKGSLADRVISAYALVTASTPAFWVALVLLMVFAVWLKVLPVGLSVPIGADAAAVSIADRIRHGILPAAALSLTGISNITLHTREKMIQVMESDYVLFARARGESLGSIVFRHGLRNMILPALTLQFASISEIFGGSVLVEQVFSYPGLGQAAVSAGLGSDIPLLMGITMISAAIVFAGNFIADILYEIIDPRMRKNSQKSK, from the coding sequence ATGCTGGTCCTTCTCATTTTTGTAAGCATAGGGGCCTTTGCCCTGGTTTCCATGACCCCACTGGATCCATTGCAGACCAATGTAGGGCAGGCAGCTCTGGGCTCTATGAGCCCGGAGCAGATCGAAAGGCTGCGGCTTTACTGGGGTGAAGGGATACCGCCATTAAAACGCTATCTCGCATGGGCGGGGGATTTTGCTTGCGGAAATATGGGAACTTCCCTTTTGTATCATCAGCCTGTGGAAAAGGTGATACAGATCCGTTTTGCCAGCTCTGTATGGCTGATGGCAGCTGCGTGGATCTTGTCCGGTGTTGCAGGTGTGATCCTTGGAATGGCGGCTGGTGCCAGAAAGGGAAGCCTGGCAGACCGGGTGATATCTGCTTATGCCCTGGTCACAGCCAGTACACCGGCTTTCTGGGTGGCTCTGGTACTCCTTATGGTGTTTGCGGTGTGGTTAAAAGTCCTTCCTGTGGGATTGAGTGTTCCAATAGGCGCAGATGCGGCCGCTGTTTCCATAGCAGACCGTATCCGTCATGGCATATTGCCGGCAGCGGCTTTAAGCCTTACAGGTATTTCTAATATCACGCTTCACACAAGAGAAAAGATGATACAGGTCATGGAAAGCGATTATGTGCTTTTTGCAAGGGCCAGAGGCGAAAGCCTGGGTTCTATTGTTTTCAGACATGGGCTTCGCAATATGATCCTTCCGGCATTAACACTGCAGTTCGCTTCGATCAGCGAGATTTTTGGCGGTTCTGTTCTTGTGGAACAGGTATTTTCCTATCCGGGGCTGGGACAGGCGGCAGTAAGCGCCGGTCTTGGAAGTGATATCCCGCTGTTAATGGGAATTACCATGATCAGCGCGGCAATAGTGTTTGCAGGTAATTTTATTGCAGATATTTTATATGAGATCATAGACCCCAGAATGCGGAAGAACAGCCAAAAAAGTAAGTGA